CTtcctaaaaaaaacccccaaaaccaGGGGTGCACCAGCAGGCTTTTCTAGGGAAGGAATTCCAGAGCCCTTCCTGTAAAGACCCCCTGCTCTTTACTCCTGCTTCTGTCACTTCCCTAGGAGCTGCTTGCTTACTCAGACAATACGAATGGGTGGAAGGGCAATGTAGCTTAATTAAATCTAAATGTTTGCTTTGTGTTTCTTACCATTGCAGCTGTTGAGAACATCTGCTGATCTCTTCCGGCTGGTTCCTTTCCTGGTGTTCATCATTGTGCCCTTCATGGAATTCCTATTGCCTGTATTTCTGAAACTGTTTCCTGAGATGCTGCCCTCAACCTTTGAAACAGAGTCCAAAAAGGTCAGTATTAAAAACGGCTCAAGTGAGTCAGCCACTGAGCCTTGCTGTGCTGACAGTGTTGCAGCCTATGACAAGGAGCTGGTGTATTAGCAATAACTTCCAGGCAGTATCCTGTTACATATTTTGTACAATTGGTCTAACACATGTGCCTACTTATAATGTACCAATAGCTCATTTTCAAAGACATTTTGTGAATGGTGTCTGGTGTGGTGCTTGGTGCCATAAGAGGTAGGGTAGGAAGCAACAGGGTATCCTTGCGTTGTGCCTGGATCCAGCTGCACTTGAGAATCTCCTCCCTACAGAACACTTGTATGACATTTTGTCAGTTGTATTAAGTGAGTCATGTGAACCACTGTCAGAGTGTATTTCAGCTTTaaaaaacaggataaaaatataactgGTTAAAAAAGCCTTCACTATGGAAACATTGACCCAACTATGAgtgaagggaggaggaggaggataagaGGGGGACAATAAAAAGGGtgtcttacagggctgttgtgagaatttcTGAGAATGAAACTGCAAAGCGTTGCATGTTTTAAAGCACTAGATAAATGCCAAGATTTTTTCTTCTAtattaaaaaaggaagaaaagcagagaaaaaaacTGAGTGCCAAGCTGGAAATTGCAAAATTCCTGCAGGAGACCATTGCAGAGATGGCCAGGAGGAACAAagcctctacaggagaagccaCCAAGCAATTCTCTTCGTATGTTCAAAAGGTATGAGCTTCATAATTGGACAAGGCTGCAGTACCAAGATAAGGCTATTAACTTGTTCCAATCAGGTAGGCTTTAGAGAGTTCCTGTGCCCACAAAAGCCTTCGATACAGATAGAAAATAAAAATCGCACACACCTCATTTCCCATTGATAGTTTTATGCTGTATGTCAGTTGCATTCACAGATAATAGTAGTATCTCAGTACTGGAATTGGTATGTCTTACTACTTACATGCCAAGTACGCTGAGATTTAGTACTCCCAGTACACACACAGTAGAAATGTGTTGGTTTGCCAAGTTTTAATGCCTTTTTGAGACTAGATTTCCACTTTAATGTTGTCCTTATATGCTGGCTGTAGTTTTCCTTCTAAAAATCTTACATTAAGATACAGACAAGCCACACAGATGCAAGTAGGTGCAAACTAGCTTCACTGCAATATAGGGTTCCTGTGGGCAAAGAATATTTTGATGCCATAATTCATATTATCAGAAGGGGGAGTGAAAGTGGGGTTTAAAAGAAGCAGTAAATACTTGGTGAGTTGCTGCAAGCAGTCCACTGTAAGGGCAGCATAGACATTTTCTCAAAACTTAATTGACCTGAAAACGATTGTTTCAAGCATTCAAGACTGAAAAGGCAATCCCAAGTAAGTAGAATTGCTTATAAATGCCTTTGCTTcacttgtggcaccaaaactttggagctccctccccagggagattcttctgtctccttctattctactgccagcaggtgaagactttttgtttaacatacccccccaataactgttattggtacTCCTCCCTATTCTTTGTTGTGtctttttgtgtatgtgtttactgaattgtttttatactattgtaaatattaaatttaaattatttcaaaatgtaTTTAATGTTTGCTCCTTGGGGACCCTCTTTGGGTAGAgagacagcatataaatgttttaaataaataagtttaaaTAGGAAATGTAAGTGGTCCTCAGTCTGCATACTGGGGAGGAGACAAGCTCATTGAAGAACCTGGCTTCTTTCTCGCTCAGCTGCTAGTTGGGCTGGTGGGCCATGATGGTCACGTTCTCACTGGAATTTTATCCCTTGCCTTGCATAGGTTCGGCATAGTGGCCAACAGCCCAGCACCCAGGAGATTGTACAGTTTACCAAGCTATTTGAGGATGAACTGACCCTAGAACACCTGGAGCGCCCACAGCTAGTAGCCCTCTGCAAACTGCTGGAGCTACAACCCATTGGCACCAATAACCTTCTTCGCTTCCAGCTCTTGATGAAGCTCAGGTCTATCAAAGCAGATGATGAAGTAAGAAACCATAGATGCATGGGGTAGACTTGAATAATGCAGGTACAGCAGCCTTGGCTTTTCCCTTTCACATCTAGTCAGTTCTCTTTTCTTATATGCCATTTACATCTAAAGTCCAATAGTTATAGCGGTGCCCCCCCAACTCTAAGAGAGATGGGGACAGGTTTGTATATGCTCTGCAGCCCCATCTGAGAAGGCAAAAGCAAAGCAGAGTCCTTGAATACTAAAAGTCATATTGTAGTAAAAGCAGTAAGTACCATGTGTCAGTTTAAGAACAGGTTATGAAATCTCTCACCTGATCCATACAACAAGATTTCATATGGAAGCCTGTGTTGTTCTAACAAATACTGCAGTTAATAAAATCTGATGTTCAAAGTTTGTGAACACCTTCTTACATCTCCAAGGTAGTATGACATAGATGCCCCTGttacaaaatgtttctgttccacATACTTATGCATGCTCTTAAACACTCATTGGCCAGCTACTGTGTGATATGAATGCAGTTCAATCATTGGCAGTAAGTGAAGCCATGATACCAGCCCAGCCAATACAACCTCACTGTGAGATCAGCACCAATCAACCAATGCCATCAAGAAGGCAGGACAAACTGTCAGTGAAAGTCTAGCACACTGTATTAAAGAGTGCTTTAGTAATAAGGGATGCCCATGGTTGGATTAGCCAAAGTGCGTTGACAGTTCTTCCTTCAGTACCATTTCTAGTTACATCCAACAATTGTGTTCTTGCATTGATCATGCATCCATAGAGCTTTGGATGATGAAGTCTAGGGCTATAGAATGTTTAGTTGGTCATCTGACTCAAATCAATTAATGTATTGATCAACTTCATTGAGTACATTTTGTAAATCACACGATAGGTACTTTTTTCAGCTACTAAAAGTAAAAATTCACAACTTAAAAGCTACTACTCTTTGCTAGAAAGAAAAGCCATCttttaaagtattttctttttcattatgGAAGTTTTATGGCTCAATACACGTATTTTGCATGAAGTAGGTCCAGTTTTAATTCCTGGCATCTTAGATAGCAGGTATTTAGAAAGATCTGGAGAAACACCTTCTAATCTAAGGAGACTATGTTGAGCTAGATATAGCAATAGTAGGACTCCATATAGAAGTGGTTTCAGACCGGCAGAAGTCATCGCttggtggtagagcatcttctttctatacagaaggtccctggttcagccTCTGGGTAAAGGACCTCAGGTAGCAGGTAttggaaaagacctttctctgcctgaaaccTCAAttagttgctgccagtcagagaacatagtactgtgagtctgtctgtatatggcagcttcatatattctttTCCCAATTGATAACATGCCGGAAACCACAACAGTCTCAACAAATAGATTCATATGCCCTTAACTCACAGTCTCACTGATTGAAATTGGCCCTCACATGTTCCTCAACGAAAGTTATAGATGATTAATCTACCAATCAAAtgtgcagccctttgtaaagTTGCAAATGGTTATTCTGGCAGTTTATGGGCTTCCTTCTCAAGGCAAGCCTTACAAGTCAAGGCTTGCCTGCATCTTAAGCAGTTGGAAGACCCAGCACAACAATCCACATTGCTAGAAAAAGACTATTTGGTACTCCCTTAGTTCTAGTACATGGCTTATATATTTGCTTCGCTCAAGAGTGTGTGCTTGTTGCAGAAAGGGACAGGGTCTCAGTTTCCAAAAGGATGAAGTGATGTTCATTTGATCTCTCTTTGCTGTACACAGATGATTGCCAAGGAAGGTGTTAATGGCTTGAGTGTGTCTGAGCTACAAAGTGCATGCAGGGCAAGAGGAATGAGGTCATTAGGCCTCACAgcagaacagctgaaagagcAAATCAAGCAGGCAAGTTTGGGGTGCGGAAGGGAGGAATGGGCTCTGCTTTTAGGGTTCTTCTACGCAGACAGCACTCATTGTTCTCTGGAGTTTGAATGTATGGAAATGCAATGAGATGTAGAGAGGGCTTGAAACTCGAATAGTGGCTATAGCTTTGTGACCAAATTTCAGTTGGACACCTTTTTCAGTCTTAGTCTTCTGACTCTGGTTAGCAGGTATTGGTAAGCAGGTTCTACATAGTAGGGTGAGGTTAAATACTGACAGTCCAAGACGAGACAGGTGTTGCTTCAATGGTGGTCTGAACTCAGCTGAATGTTTCAGTAGCAAAGGAGGCCTGCTGAGTGCCCAAGTCCCACCCCTAGCTCAAGGGTAGCGGGAATTTAAAGGAGCAGAGTTCTGGATAGGAGCCATACATTCCACCATCATTGAGTGATAAATGTGCTCCCTGCCTTCTCTGCAGGGAGCTTACAGATGAAATGGTGGCAGGTCCATAATCAGAGATTCGTTGGAAATAGCTTCCTGGAGCTGTGATTCAGATCTGGGTTTCTATGCAGAGGGTAATGGAGTTTAACCCTTCCCAACCATGTGGTTTCAATCAGTTACTCACCTGGCGATTAGGCCTGGAAGAGAAAAGAGGCAGACACACTGTCCTTACTTGTGCCCACTGTTGCCTTTCCAGGCTAATCATAGCCCAGGTGTTGGTTTTGATCAGTGAAACCACAtagcagggaggggaaagggtgaacACTTTTCCTTTTGCACTGGGACCCAAAGTTACTTCTGTTTCCAGTTAGACAACACTGGGAAGATCCATTCACCAATTTCTCAACATTGGGTCAGGTTTGGTCTCCAGGGGATGATCAGAGATTTCCTTCATCTGGGTGTCTTCACAAGAGTACCTTCCCTTGGAATGGAtctcaggcctgtttggggccatttCCTGCTGGCCTGCACTTACAGAGATGTCTTGGTCATGCATCAAGGCCTCCAGAGAGAGGAATATGAAGCAGGACACTTCTTTTCAATTTAGAGCCTTTCAGTCTTATGGGATAGATCATGCCATTAGACAGGAATGAGCTAGTCCACACCCCAGCCACAGTCCCACCAATCATGTAAAGAAGGATGCTAACCTAAGCAGGAAAGTGACTGAGTCCAACCACTTGTGGTGTGATTGTTCAGATTTATAAAAGCCCCTCTCCACCTGCACAACCCAAAGTTCACGCTCCTGATTTTCTAGATTGGTTTTTCTCTTCATCCTTCTATTGCACAGTGGCTCGATCTACATCTGCGAGAAAATGTTCCTCCTTCACTGTTGCTTCTTTCTCGTGCCTTGTACTTGACGGAGGTGAAGCCCAAACCTATTACAGTGACATCAGCTGACGTGAGTGGGATCTGCAGTGGTTGGGTTGAAACAGATTTTGTCTTTTACAGTTTCACAATGGGAGACAATAATGAGAGGCACACAGAGATTGTAGTGGAAAATGCCACAGCAGCCTTTACAAGTGAGGTAGAGCTACCaacctcctcttttccttttcagaCCTCATGCGGTTATTCCATTGTTTTGACAATGAAGTATAGACTACCATAATGCTCTTAAAATATATTGTATTTGTTTAAAGTGTTGAGTCCATTGAGTCTAAGTTAAGTGTGCATAGATTACAGATTTAATTTTGAATATATTGAACAGCAGGCCTTTGAACTTGGCTGTGCATATGGACCCCCTGCCCCACTTACTGAAGTCTGAAAAGCAGGTTATGTGAGAACGAAGTAGACAGTATCTGTAATTTTTCCCACACCCCGCCCCACAGCCACTATCAGCTTTAAAAATCAGGTCTCCCACTGTCTCACCTACTTAAACCCTTGGAAAGAGCAGGTATTCTTGTCATTGGCCCAGCAGCGAAGAATTCCTTGACACGTACTGCCACCGCAGGGGTTGCTCCTGTGCTGCCTTCTTCCATTAATCTGGTGCTGCCTGACAGCATGGTCACATAACATGCAAGTGACATTCTCCTTGTTTGTGTATCCAAGTCCTTCAAGAGGGATGCCTAAACTCCCAGCTAGCATTCAGGTACATAATCAAGGTGGTGTTTCTGCTTCAAAATCTGCAAGGTGAATAGTGACAGTAAATTGTCTGGTTTTGTCTTAGCCTCTGTCGAGCAAAGCTGCTGAAGAAGTGGCTGCTTCTGAAGATCACGAGACCTTGCTGGATTCTGCCCCCATAGTGCAAGGCACTAAGGTGAGAAGCTggttccccccaccaccaccccaattcTGCATGAACCTCACTCATTAGTTAGAACACAAGTATTAGCCATTGAATTCACTTTATGAATGTTAATGGAAACACAGTAAGCAAAAAGGATGTTGGACTCCCAGAAGATAGGATAGTAAACATGGATGCTTTTTCAACAAGATTAGCTGGGTTAATTGTAATTTCCCTGACTCCTAAACCTTAATGGGAATGTGTAAAGTTTAATAATTGACTTCATTTCCTCCCTCTCTTGCAGAGTGAAGAATTTATAACACAGCCAACAGAGAAGTTACCAGTTTCTCAAGTATCGGTCAGCCCTCCTCCAGTCAAGGTGAGTTTTATATCCAGACCAGATTTCTTATGCCACGTCACAaactcattattttaaaaaggtaaCTTTGATAGAGCCACAGCCATAAGATAGTTGGCTGATAAAGAAAGGTGGCTTTGTTGATTAATTGTCTTAGTCagtgaattattgttttaaatataaaaggtaaaggtagtcctctgtgcatgCACGGagtcatttctgacccatgggggaatgtcgcATTACGACATTTTCTTAGCATATAATCAGTGGATTAAATTTGTACTTGACCGAAACCATAATGTGCTCCCTGCCCTGCAaatgaagaaagtgaaagatgGCAACACAATTTAATAAGCAAAAATGACTGATCATAGCTAGAAGGGCTCTCCTGTGTTTCATTCCTTGACTCAATTTGGTGCTAGAATCCAAATAAGAATGAGTATTCCCTTGTTGCCCTGCTTCAGACAATCTGCCCATATCTGTTAATTAGAGTTTTAAGAAAATTTCAGACATGCCAAACCATGGTTAAGAAAGCTTAGTTACATTTTAATATGATATCAGGATAGGCAAAGCATGGTTTGCAGTTACTTGGCAATCCAGGGTCAAAAATCATAGTTTGAAGTGGGCTTGTAAACTATGGCTTGACATGATGTCTGAATTGAGAAGCCATAGAACAGCTGCCATTATTTCTCCTGAGTCCACTGCACCAAGGAAACATGAATGTTGAACAGCAGAGAATCTAAGTAAACATAAGCTTTAACCTATGGTATGTATGTCTGAGAGCTTAAGCCATGACTTGGATTCTAAACCAGGCTCACAGTCCAGCACAAAAGCTCTCTGTTTGTACTCTTTCAATTTTTCCTATATAATTAAAGCTACGGTTTTTGGGAAACTGAACTGCCCAATAAAACTTGATTCTTTTAAAGTACAATGTGCAACATCAGCATCTGCATGGCCAAGGAGCATACTTATTTTACCCTACATCTGATATGCACTTGAATGCAGTAGAGCCTGCAGTCCACAGCTGTGGATTGGCTTTTATTGCTTCTGCTCAGTCTGTAGTTTGCAGCACAGCAATTAAAGCAGTGTCCTGTATTTGGCAAGGGAGGGGAAAAGACTTCCACATCTACTCTATTTGTCATAAACAGTAAATTCAGTTCCTTGTTCTTCAGTAGAGAAAACATAGACTAATATatacgagagccagtttggggtagtggttaagagtttgggactctaatctggaaaaattggggtttgattccccactcctccacttgaagccagctggatgaccttgggctagtcacggctctctggagctctctcagccccacccacctcacagggtgttttgttgtggggataataacaacatactttgtaaaccgctctgagtgggtgttaagtcatcctgaagggtagtatataaatcgaatgttattattattatatcttctAGCCAATGTTGAAACCAGAATGCTGTAAGATTGCCAACTCCCTGCCTCCAGCTGAGGAATGCAATTTGTTTCCACAGCCAAAGATATCACAAAATCAGTCAAATGCAACATCATGGTGGGACTTCAGAGGAACTAGTGTGATATTGGGCAATACAGCCTTAGATGTCACTGTGCCCTTAATATACTTAAAAATGAAATGGGCCTCATTTCTAAGCACACTGTGATTAGTAGCAGGTTATAAGCATTTTGTTTCCACAGGTATATCAAAACACCACATCAATTCCACTTTCCTCCGTGTGATGTTTTGTCTCTTTCTTTATTCTAGACAAAAATAGAAACCTCTCGGAGTAGCAAGGCCAGTGCAAATGGAGTTTAGCTGTTTCCAAGCTCTCGGCACTTCAGGAAGAAAAGCCCCACACGTCTCATCTGAAATCAGTGTGCGGgcagggtttttgtttgtttgtaggcCAGCTCCTTCTCATGCACAAGTCTGTTATTCCTTCACACTCCCCCCTGCATGAAGCAGTTTGATCTGATCAAACTTGATTTGTTACCATTGTGGCCAGGCAAAAAGGGGACCTTGCGTTACAGTGCCAACCTCTTCATTTAATGTACCCTGTGTAATTTAACTTATTTTTGTAAATATGTATATAACCCACAAATAGGACCAGCTGTAACTTATACAACATTGTCTAATATTAagattcatgtttttaaaaaaaatttaatgaaatgACTtacctatttttatttttttaaaaaggcctggCTAGCAGAGATGGAGTGTTTTCCTAGCTGGGTGCTGCAGAATCTGGGCCTTCCTATTCTACAAGTTGACCTACTTGGACTTGAAGTGGTTTACAAGCCAATCTTAAATGTGTTTACTTGacagtaagtcccactgagttcagaGGCACATACTCCCAAGTAAGCATGCACAAGATTGCAGCTCTAGTTTCACTTACATTCATAAGTTGCTGATGCCACCAGAGTGTGAAAGTGATCCTTCTTTTAATACAGAAGTAGCTCTGTCATATTGCCATTGCATTATCTAGAGAATCCTACTGTCTTCCCCAGTGCCTCCAATTTGTGGGAAGGCAACCTCCAACGGCTCCTTAGACTTTGCATAAGTGGCCAGTGTGACTACAAAGCACAAAATCAGGCCAAACTGTTAGCTTTGGGcaataaaatgttcttgtcatcCTAAGCCAGGGATCATCAATAACCATCATTGTCACCTAGTATAATTGTTTTATGAGAGTTGAGCCATCTTATCATAGCTCAAACCTATCATAGTTGTGTGCTGTGGAACTGGGAAGAAAAGAATACTCATAACTTACAAAAGTTCTCGAAAGCAGGAAGCATTAGAAAAATGTTTGTCATTAGGGTCAttctaagaaaaaaaaacatttctgcttCTAGGGCTACCCAGAATTAACTGCAGCTCAAAATTGCAGGGTTTTCTCCTGCTCATTAGTCATGTGTAGTTTAGTAGCCTTTAGATAACATCTAATCTGTGATGCTGGCTTGGAAAGCATCCCATCAGTGaatgttcttttaaaatgtttgttcagCTTGTGTGTTTTGTCACTGAAATATAATTTCCTGGTAGCTGTGCAGACCAGAAACCAAAAAACTTTGTTAATTTCAGCCTCTGAGGATATATTTTCTACCCTCCACCCCaagatacctttttaaaaaaaacatatttgagatgttttgttttcattgtacAATTTATATTTTTCTGTTTGGTCACAAAGCTACTTTTGTACGACAGACTGATCTGGTGGAGCAGCCATTTAGCTAATGGAAGCACATGCCACCCACTTCTCCTTTGTGAATTTTCTACTCAGTAGCTGATACAATGAAAGTATTATGTTAACAGGTGAAGAATCTTACTGGTGGGTTCTAGCTGGACAGGACAAGGTCCAATGAATAGCCATGCGGCTCCATTGTGCCTCCCATTTGTTCATGCAAGCATGCCAAAGGCAAAGCTTCTCAGATGAGGTATGTGCCCCAGAAAGATGTGTTGCAGCCTTAGAGAGCATTAGTGCATGCGGTGTTTTGGAAAAAGGAATGGGAAGGTGTTCGCTGAAGCTGGGCCTGTTCAAAGGGATGATCCACCCACGCTTGTTCATACCTGCAGTACATTATCAACAATGACTTGAATGTGCCAGTTAGCTGCCTCACATCTAGCAACCAAAGATACCTTCATGTTATTTCAAATACAATGCTTTTCAGCTTCAAGCCCTTAAATGCACGCTAATCAACCAATTACATGATATGTGAACCAGCAGAAAGTTTCCTGCTGGGAAGTTCCCCCCACCTCTGTTACAAAGGGTGGCCACTTTTCTCTTTCATCCCCAAGTTTTGAAATTGGTCTGCAGTAGCCCCTACTCACATTAAGTGCTGGGGCACATGGGAGGGAAGTGGCAAAAGCTAGATGCTAGATTTAGCTtctgctcccctctccctttcagCATCACCAGCTACTTCCTGTTTTAGCAAGATTTCTCTCTGTTCTCACCCAATCTACTATTACTCTCTCTCAGCTGTATCCTACCCACCAGAATCCTGTTAACTCGCAAGAAAAGAGGGTGTGATGAAAATGTATGAAAGCAGAATAATTGCTCTTGTTTTCTTGTCCCATTGTTACCTTCCGGCAAACGGTTTGGAAACACTCCAAAACCCAGAAGGGACAGTGGGATAAGTTTTACGCACACTATGAGCAGCTCTGCTTACTCTTACCACCTTCAAACCCCTGAAAACAATTGTCTCTCTCCAGCCAAGATAGCTGTTTTCAAGAACACATGAGCTTCTCCAGATTGCCCAGCATAAGTTATATATAGTTGGGAGCCTCAGTGGCTTATTAAACAGCAAAGACATATACATTCTAGAACTTTTGGAGCAGTTATTAAACATTGTGCCCCCACCCTCCACTCGCCTGTGTAACCTACCATGGTAATGATTTAACTGAACATGCTGGTCATAGCCACATGCATTTAGTACATAGACAACATCTTTAATAGCTATACTCTAAACacccttcttacatgccatgCTGTACCTCCTCTTCAGCAACCAATAGGTGACATGATGATGAGGAAGGAACAAGGGTTCCAAGCACAATGTGTTTCTGGGAGGGCAGTGTCAATTAGGCCTTGTCTGAGCAGCCTTGACCAATTACAGGTTTTCTAGGAATTAGTCCTTTAACTTGACATCAGACCAAATTGAAAGGTGGGTCTTGAATTGTAGAATTTTGGATTACCATACTTCTTCCTCACTCAGTCTCCAAGTGATTGGTTTCTATTACATGCTTAAAAGCCCATCTCTCTTCAGTCTGTGGAGaagcagggaacctgcaaggacttaagcaatctcatttccctttcctccactatttcctctttcccttccctgaca
Above is a genomic segment from Eublepharis macularius isolate TG4126 chromosome 14, MPM_Emac_v1.0, whole genome shotgun sequence containing:
- the LETM2 gene encoding LETM1 domain-containing protein LETM2, mitochondrial, with the translated sequence MALYSCNIFLAIARSRGPHLLVHSSCSPFSPSIAVVQLVDSHLSRTYPKDSECQQLLHGTQQSSGLPHLLTQPIRLLHSSAYRHQEAQDKPQLKQSTVQNDTKMVNVPAVPKKSLRQRIVDELKHYYNGFHLLWIDTKVAARMVWRLLHGQILTRRERRRLLRTSADLFRLVPFLVFIIVPFMEFLLPVFLKLFPEMLPSTFETESKKEEKQRKKLSAKLEIAKFLQETIAEMARRNKASTGEATKQFSSYVQKVRHSGQQPSTQEIVQFTKLFEDELTLEHLERPQLVALCKLLELQPIGTNNLLRFQLLMKLRSIKADDEMIAKEGVNGLSVSELQSACRARGMRSLGLTAEQLKEQIKQWLDLHLRENVPPSLLLLSRALYLTEVKPKPITVTSADPLSSKAAEEVAASEDHETLLDSAPIVQGTKSEEFITQPTEKLPVSQVSVSPPPVKTKIETSRSSKASANGV